In Huiozyma naganishii CBS 8797 chromosome 5, complete genome, the genomic window CATCTGGGGTTGACCTTGGAAGAAattttgctgctgctgctgtgggaAGGTATTTGCATTGAATGGAACGTTCTGTGACATCTCTTGGCCGGTGGCCTGAGAGAAAGTGTTTGCATTTTGGAGGTTGAATTGCGAGGTCTGCTGTACTTGTGGTTGTGGAATGCCCATAGGGAATGTATTTGAGTTTTGAAACACTTGTTGATTGGGCGTTTGGTATTGCAGTTGATGTGCAGTGCCCAGCGAGAACGGGTTGTTTGTAGCTGACTGTGCTGGAGCCTGTTGCTGCGCGTAGTTGTTACCCGTTGACTGCTGTGGTTGAGTAACGGAGAACGGGTTCATATCGTGTCTTGCTGGTTCTGTCGACTGTGCGTTGTTCAATGCAAATGGGTTATTTGAGCCTGTGGGCAATGGTGCAAGGGTAGGCTGCTGCGACATTGTAGGTTGTGTTATCTGACCGCCAGTCGTGCTGCTGGCAAAGCCGCTGTTGAATGTATCCATCGGGTTTGTAGCTTGAGGAGCTTGCTGTGgcagttgctgctggttcaTCAATGGTGCCATGGCCTGTCCTGTATATTGCGCAACTGGTGTAAACGCGGGCGTTGTGGCAAACTGGTGTATCTGAggtggttgctgctgcgacACAAAGGTCGTCGTTGCAGCTGAATGGTGGGTTGCCCCCTGTGCCATAAACGGGTTATTTGTTATTTGAGCTGCCACGTTCTGCGGTGCTGAGAACGGATTGTACACTTCTTGAGGTTGTTGCGGTGGTGGTAAGAAAGTTGCTGTTGCCGAGGGCGACATGACCACATGTTGTTCTCTGAGTTGTTCCTCCAGCAGTCTCTTCTGTTGTCTAATCTCCTCCAGTCTCTGCTGTGCCAGGTTTTTCGTCGGTGAAGAATCTGATGGCGGATAGTTTGAGTCGTTGCTGAAGGTGTTATGTGTCTTATCGTCCTCTAGGAGATGTTCCTCCAGCGAGCTCACCAGTTTTGTCGTTATATGTTTGATCACTGGTATCCGCATCCCGATCTGTTTCCCCGCCTTCAAGTATTTGACTACGTTCTCCGTGAGGTCGACGAATCTTTTGTACATTTGCAGCGTCCTGTCTGCGTTCGTGTGCGACAGCTCGAAAAATGCCTCCAACAGCGTAATAATACCCTCGTTCAGTGCGTTGTACAGCGGCAGCAAGTCGTACACGAGTAACTTGAACCCGTACAGGAGCAGTTCGTTAGACAGATCGAACTGCGAGTACCTATTCTTGATCAGAGCGGCAACTTGCTCCTCGAGCGAATCCACATGGGCCAGTGCGCGTGTAACAGACGTAGCGTCGTCCGAGTTGATcgagatcttcaaagatttgtaGTCCTTCCCCACGTAGTCCACGTGCAACTCGCCGTACTCCCTCGCGCGCACCTTTAAGTAGTTAGCGTACCGTTCCAGCAGCCGCACGTCGTTCGAGTTCCCCCTGTGGCTGAGCACAACGTCCCCAAGCCTGAAGAAGTCCAGATGGTCCGCGAAATACTCGAGCACGATTTGCTCATCGCCCTCCCTAAACATGAGATGGCACACAAGCAGACTCTTGTACACGACCGTCCAGGCAGAGTCGCCGACCCGTGTCCGCAGCGCGCCCACAATCTCGCGGAAATCGTCCCGCTGCGCGGTCCCTAGCAGAATCGGGTCGACGTACTTCGCCTTGGGCGGCGCCATCTTGATCTTCGTCGCCCCTTTCACCAGCTTCACGTACGTTGTCATCGAGTATCAACTCAAAAAAGTGTCCAAaaaaagcagaaaaaagagaggaatAGACAGCTAACCTCCCCCCGTCTAGTAACCAACTCAATCACTCACCAAACTCCGTGACAACCCTCCTAACCTCGGCCAACATGGTCCAAACCGCAACTTCCAAGAAACGGCCCAAAAATCGCACAGAAAAACCTCGAAATATTCGAAAAGTGAAGAATCACTTTTCAcgaaatgaaaaaaaattatcaTCAAAATTCAATGCTCAACGCCTCTGTGACTCAGTTTCGAAGTAGACACAAGTCTGGGCTCCACAACACCAAGAAGGTTCTATCAGCCCGGTTGCCACTGTCCGAACGCGCCAATTTGCATCTCCTGCCGTGTACGCATTATCCACCAGAAAAGGATCCATACACAGAGGAGCATACAGTAACCGCGCCACACGTTTCGTTCATTTGTAATCCGAGCCAAAGTATCCCCCCCCGCTATGTCGAGCATAAATTTTGCATTCAAGAGATTCATGAAGAGCCCCACGGGTCCAAAGACCGTGCATTTCTGGGCCCCCACTTTGAAATGGGGGCTTGTGATTGCCGGTCTTTCGGATTTGACGAGACCCGTTGAGAAGGTGTCAGGGGCACAGAGTCTGTCGCTGCTGGCCACCGCAGCCATCTGGACGAGGTGGTCTTTCGTGATCAAGCCCAAGAACTACCTGCTGGCATCGGTCAATTCCGTGCTGGGCCTCACCGCAGCGTACCACATTGTACGGATCGGTGTACACAGAGTTAAAAATGGTGACACCGTGTCGCAGGCATGCCGCTACATCGTCAATGGACCTGAACGCCacgaattgaaggaaacgGCAGCTTAAGGTGCAGCTGTTTGCCGCATGCACAGCAACGTTACTTCTTGGTGTGTGTGGGgttttatatatgtaaGTATGTATATGCCACCGCCGTTACTGTATATATTCCGCAGGATGGGAAAGTATTAGAAGAGTCCTTTAAgttcaaaagaatattCATGCATGTGTATGTATGTGCGTGCCGTTGTAACTCGTGTAGAGGAGCCGCACCGTCACCTCTTGAAGAGGTTATCGATCGCATTGTAGttgatcttcttcgagaaactcGCCTTTTGCAACATGTTCTTGACACTGTCAGCGGCAGTGGCGTCTCCGCTCTCCTCAGCAAGCTTCAGCGCCTCTTGCATCTCGGACTTCCGGATCAGCGCGTCCATTGCCCCGACAGAGCTCGTCGTGTCCACCTCGATCTTCACGAGTTTCCGCTTCCGGCCCTTCGTGCCATTGCGCTTCCGCTTCGTCGACGTGTTCCCCGCGATCATGTCCGCCTCTTCCTTCAACCGTTTCTCCTCCTGTTCGAGCAAGTACTCCTCGTTGATACCAACCCATATCCTCTCCTTGAGGGACGCAGCCTCCTCGTCTAGAAGCAGCGTCTCAATTTCCTCGTCGTCCACATCGGCCAaatcctcctcgtcatcctTGATCTTCCCTAAGAAATCGTTGGTCTTGGGAAGCAAATGGAGATTTAGCGGCCTGTATGGGTCCTTCTCTAGCGAGTAACCGTCAATGGAATCCTGGAATTTGCCGTGTGACGTCACGTCCCCCTCCCGCTCGTTCTCCTCTTCCGAGGACGATTCTGAATCAGAGGACAACTCATTCTCGTACTTTTCAGTTTGCACTTTGAGTTGCACCATCTCcatgatcttcttcttattGATCCTTTTACTTCTGCGGAGTTGTGGCCCTGCGTCCGCGTCTTGGTCTGATTTGTCGCTCTCATCACCGGTATTCTTGTCTGCACCCCCGCCcttttcctcctctttcctcttcttcgtctcTACCTCCGCTCTGTGGATATCCTCATCGTCAATCCCATGAGTGGCCTTTATTCTTTTAAACActttctccctcttctttgagAACTCGTTCAAATAGAATAGAACCTCTCGAGAGGATAACTCTTGAGCGCTCATCACTTGGGACAAGATGGGGTCCCTCTTCAGTGCCTCCTCGCTCGTCTCTGTCAGTTCGTTCTGCCTGATCGCCTCCttgattttcttctcgttcttACGGTTCCTGGCAAACGACGGTGGTCTGGCAGCTTGGTCCGCTGTCGCTGGATCCTCTCTAAATTCTTTGACGGACAGCTTACCTGCACCAGTCGCCTTAAACTCGTTTAACCGTTCTTGTAAAGTATCCTCTGCTACATGCGAAACGGACACGATCTCCGTGTGCGTCCTCCGCAGGTTGTTCATCCTACAAGCTAGTAAAACACATGCACCTGCGATCCCCGCAGGGCGCCTCCCCTCAAACATCCAATCGTCGGACATCCTTTGAGCGAGTTTGACCGCATCCTTGACGACTTTAATCTTTTTGTCTCCAAGGTCCAACTTCTCCGCGAAATGCTGGATGAACAACGATGGATCTGCCATGGGCAGTTTCGTGATATGCAACCGCTTGAccatcttcaagaaagtggcCCCTATAGAGTAGACGCTGACTTGTAACCGGGACGAGAAATCAATGAGCATGTGATGCGTCTTCTCCTTCCTGCAAGCGACGTACAGACACGCGGCTATCACGTTCTGCGACCGCCGACCCTGCACGAAGTTGTACGACAGCGCAAGCTTGTACCACTGGAACGCCGCGTCTGTGATGTAATCCGGGATCGAGAGCGCATGCGACACGGCGCGGAGTTTCCGCCGCGCGTTGTTCAGAGTCGCCTCGCGCGAGTCCAGCGCGCTGGACCCGCCGTGCGACATGAACGACGCGTGCGACTGCCCGGCAGATATGAAGGACCCTTGCACCATCGCGGCCCCAGAACTGGTCTCCCCAAACGTCACCTCGGACACAATCGGGTTATCCTCAGAAACAACCCCACAGTTCTGGCACACCAAATCATTGTTTGCGTTCGAAAGATCGCGCACGAACTCCGTTTTCTTACAGTTTTTACACACAGGCATCTTCCAAACACCCACAGAACTGTATCTCGACCGGCAATACCCCTCTGACCCTCGTACTGTGGCCCAATGTCCCCCAAGTTCGCCATCACAAGCAGCTTTGTTTACTCATCGCGACTCAAAATTAAAATTTCTTATACCATTTAAAGATTCCGGGTAACACGCAGGGGATGCCCCTATACATTATGTAAAGCgtattatataaaggagTTGGTTTCCAGGTACCGAGTACCGTCTTGGTTACCATCCTGCTGGGCTTCTGTGTTCTTGTGAAGGTCGCTAGGTTCTCCGTGTTTGCTAGAAAGTACGTGAGAAAGATGGTTAACGTAGTTGTTTGTGCTGCTTCCGATAATTTGCCCGAGAAAGTAGGGGAGTACGTTCTGCGCAAGCAGGACGAGGCTCTGGCCCGCGGGTCCGTGTTCAATTTGGCGATCAGCGGCGGGTCCCTCGTCAATGTGCTGAAGACGGCGCTGATTGACGACAAGAAGGTCGCGGACAAAGTCCAGTGGTCCAAATGGAGAGTGTATTTCGTCGACGAGAGAATCGTCAGCTTGACGCACCCGGACAGCAACTACGGTGCGTTCAAGGAGGCCGTGCTCGACCATTTGCCCTCTGGTGTGCAGGTTCAAGTGTTTCCCATTAACGCTTCGCTGGCGGGGAAAGGTCCCGAGGCCTACGAACAGGTCGCGAAGGAGTACGAGGAAATCCTCCCAAAGAAATTGGACACTCTTCTGTTAGGGTGTGGCCCAGACGGGCACACTTGCTCGCTGTTCCCAGACGCGGAACACGCGTACCTCGTCGCTGAGAGACAGAAGAGAGTCATCTGGTGCCACGACTCCCCCAAGCCTCCTAGCGACAGAGTCACCATCACCATCCCCGTCATGGATGCCGCTGGAGACATCGCGTTCGTTGCCACGGGCAGCTCGAAACAGCCAGTGATGCACCAGATttttgacaagaaggacACAAAATTGCCCACCGCACTGGTCAACAAGTTGTTCGGCGGGAAAGTTACTTGGTTCGTCGACGACCAAGCGTTCACAAAGGTGGAAACGAAAACTTTCTGAGAGACACACTTCCCCTATATATAACGTATCTCTATGTATTTGATGAATATGCAAAGTCGTACATGCTTAGCGCGTCAGAGGGTAAGCGGTGCACCCAACAGTTCTCCTCAATGAACTTCATCAGCGGGTTGATCTCGCCAACAGAGTTAATAGTGGTTTTGGACCCGACAATGATTAACTTCGACTTGGCCCTTGTCATAGCAACGTTCACACGTCTCAATTCCCTGAGAAGAGACCCCCCGTTCAACTCGTCGTTACACCGAACCATCGATATAATAACACATTCTTTGTCCCTGCCTTGGAATTGGTCAGCAGTGAGGATCTCGAGCCCGTTGTTTTCGTAATCTGCAAGCTTTTCCTTTAGTAATCGCAATTGTGCACGATACAGTGACATTACGCCTACATCCTCGCATGACACGCCAACTTGAAACATCCCCTCGAGACATAGCTGAATCAGCACGGACTCGCCCAAGTTCGTGATATTGTCACCTTTAGCAACTTCGCTAATACCTGGACAGTTGTCGTAATCCAAGAATACAACTTTATTATCTGGATTCACTGCATCGCACAACCAATCTTGGGAAGTAGAGTCATTCGCTTTGATCCTGAACCCACCTATTATATCCCGGTAATTCTCAGCTACGGATAACGATTGTTGCTGAACAGTCTCGTTCGCACATTTCATTTTATCCTCATAAATCAGTAAATTCGATAGCTTGATGATGTCCTTGCACATCCTATATTGGAAAGTCAGTTCCACCATACTCTCAGGGTGGCGCTCGGAAAGAATCTTAAACAACGAATCCTCTAATCCTCCTAGCCTCGCGGCCTCGTTCCTGACTAATGGTGGGAGCTGGTAATGATCTCCAACAAGAATAAACTTTTCCCCGTAGCGTAGAGGTCCAAGCGCCACAGGTAGAGAGACTTGACTAGCTTCATCTAGGATCACGTAATCAAAATCTTTGGTCCTCAAGGAGAACAGAAAATCTTTGATGCCTAAACATGTAGTTGCCACGATCGACGCGCCATCGATTATATCTTTATAATCCTGAAACGTTTTCACGTTCTCATAATTGGGCAGGTAACACTGTGTTTTGGGGTTAATTTTGGAGTTGCTGCCCAACCTTATGATATTTAAATCTGTGTCTAGCAATTTCAACAAAATGTTATCCACTGCAGAATGTGTATAGGAAGTCAGCAGCACGCTCTTCCCATTGGCCGCAAATACCTTAATCATTTCAGAAATCACTGTCGTCTTACCGGTTCCGGGCATCCCAAGAATCAAACTATAATCTTTGCACCGAAACACGTGGTCTAAAGCTCTCTTCTGGTCCTCATTAAAATTGGACACTTTACGTTCATCGTAGTTAATTAAAAAGGGACGATCTGTAGGAATAAAGCGTGGTTTTCGGTCATCAAGTAGTAGCTGTCTCGTTTTAGAATCACCCCCATCAGATGCTTTCATGACTTTTGTCTTCTTGGTTTTTTCATCAGTGAGCACTCCGCCGGCAACAACTGGGGGCATGAATAGGTTCAAAACATTGTATCTCAACGTCGACATATCTTGTTGCATATTATTTTTGTCAATCCTGTAAGTCACGGTATTTTGACTTTGAATTAGCTTCTCTTCGTTAGTTTTCGGTATTAGTACACTCTCGATTTGCTCATAATTATTGCAAGTCTTTGAGTTTTTAGTGTAGTGAGTGTTGGTCAGCAGTTGGCGTTTCAGAGCTACAGTGATTGAGGTATCCGAAACATGCAAAACCTCTCCCTGAGAAAGAACGAAATGGCCAGACTCATCACTAACGAAAATATAATCTTTGGGGGCGATACGCGACGACGACATAGGAATAGTTGACGCCACTTCTGGATTCCGGACGAAAGTGTATAGAAAGGAATCCAGTAAAGATGGATTAG contains:
- the KNAG0E00610 gene encoding uncharacterized protein (similar to Saccharomyces cerevisiae YAP1802 (YGR241C) and YAP1801 (YHR161C); ancestral locus Anc_5.84) translates to MTTYVKLVKGATKIKMAPPKAKYVDPILLGTAQRDDFREIVGALRTRVGDSAWTVVYKSLLVCHLMFREGDEQIVLEYFADHLDFFRLGDVVLSHRGNSNDVRLLERYANYLKVRAREYGELHVDYVGKDYKSLKISINSDDATSVTRALAHVDSLEEQVAALIKNRYSQFDLSNELLLYGFKLLVYDLLPLYNALNEGIITLLEAFFELSHTNADRTLQMYKRFVDLTENVVKYLKAGKQIGMRIPVIKHITTKLVSSLEEHLLEDDKTHNTFSNDSNYPPSDSSPTKNLAQQRLEEIRQQKRLLEEQLREQHVVMSPSATATFLPPPQQPQEVYNPFSAPQNVAAQITNNPFMAQGATHHSAATTTFVSQQQPPQIHQFATTPAFTPVAQYTGQAMAPLMNQQQLPQQAPQATNPMDTFNSGFASSTTGGQITQPTMSQQPTLAPLPTGSNNPFALNNAQSTEPARHDMNPFSVTQPQQSTGNNYAQQQAPAQSATNNPFSLGTAHQLQYQTPNQQVFQNSNTFPMGIPQPQVQQTSQFNLQNANTFSQATGQEMSQNVPFNANTFPQQQQQNFFQGQPQMLPAQQQPQQQQQQFSMNLIDI
- the MPC2 gene encoding mitochondrial pyruvate carrier (similar to Saccharomyces cerevisiae YGR243W and YHR162W; ancestral locus Anc_5.83), yielding MSSINFAFKRFMKSPTGPKTVHFWAPTLKWGLVIAGLSDLTRPVEKVSGAQSLSLLATAAIWTRWSFVIKPKNYLLASVNSVLGLTAAYHIVRIGVHRVKNGDTVSQACRYIVNGPERHELKETAA
- the BRF1 gene encoding transcription factor TFIIIB subunit BRF1 (similar to Saccharomyces cerevisiae BRF1 (YGR246C); ancestral locus Anc_5.80), yielding MPVCKNCKKTEFVRDLSNANNDLVCQNCGVVSEDNPIVSEVTFGETSSGAAMVQGSFISAGQSHASFMSHGGSSALDSREATLNNARRKLRAVSHALSIPDYITDAAFQWYKLALSYNFVQGRRSQNVIAACLYVACRKEKTHHMLIDFSSRLQVSVYSIGATFLKMVKRLHITKLPMADPSLFIQHFAEKLDLGDKKIKVVKDAVKLAQRMSDDWMFEGRRPAGIAGACVLLACRMNNLRRTHTEIVSVSHVAEDTLQERLNEFKATGAGKLSVKEFREDPATADQAARPPSFARNRKNEKKIKEAIRQNELTETSEEALKRDPILSQVMSAQELSSREVLFYLNEFSKKREKVFKRIKATHGIDDEDIHRAEVETKKRKEEEKGGGADKNTGDESDKSDQDADAGPQLRRSKRINKKKIMEMVQLKVQTEKYENELSSDSESSSEEENEREGDVTSHGKFQDSIDGYSLEKDPYRPLNLHLLPKTNDFLGKIKDDEEDLADVDDEEIETLLLDEEAASLKERIWVGINEEYLLEQEEKRLKEEADMIAGNTSTKRKRNGTKGRKRKLVKIEVDTTSSVGAMDALIRKSEMQEALKLAEESGDATAADSVKNMLQKASFSKKINYNAIDNLFKR
- the SOL3 gene encoding 6-phosphogluconolactonase SOL3 (similar to Saccharomyces cerevisiae SOL4 (YGR248W) and SOL3 (YHR163W); ancestral locus Anc_5.78), whose protein sequence is MVNVVVCAASDNLPEKVGEYVLRKQDEALARGSVFNLAISGGSLVNVLKTALIDDKKVADKVQWSKWRVYFVDERIVSLTHPDSNYGAFKEAVLDHLPSGVQVQVFPINASLAGKGPEAYEQVAKEYEEILPKKLDTLLLGCGPDGHTCSLFPDAEHAYLVAERQKRVIWCHDSPKPPSDRVTITIPVMDAAGDIAFVATGSSKQPVMHQIFDKKDTKLPTALVNKLFGGKVTWFVDDQAFTKVETKTF